A window from uncultured Flavobacterium sp. encodes these proteins:
- the fbp gene encoding class 1 fructose-bisphosphatase, translating into MEERNKTLGEFIIENQKAFQYSSGELSRIINSIRLAAKVVNYKVNKAGLVDIIGAAGEQNIQGEDQQKLDVYANEVFIQTLINREIVCGIASEENDDFITVQGSDNSHNNKYVILMDPLDGSSNIDVNVSVGTIFSVFRRITPIGTPVTSEDFLQPGVNQVAAGYVIYGTSTMLVYTTGHGVNGFTLNPAIGTFYLSHPNMRFPENGNIYSVNEGNYVHFPQGVKNYIKYCQREEEDRPYTSRYIGSLVADFHRNMIKGGIYLYPTSSKAPKGKLRLLYECNPMAFIAEQAGGKATDGFGRIMEIQPTELHQRVPFFCGSYNMVEKAEEFMTEAL; encoded by the coding sequence ATGGAAGAACGCAATAAAACACTGGGAGAGTTTATTATTGAGAACCAAAAAGCATTTCAGTATTCGTCGGGAGAGCTTTCCCGAATTATCAACTCTATACGCTTGGCGGCAAAAGTCGTAAACTATAAAGTAAACAAAGCTGGTTTAGTGGATATCATTGGCGCTGCAGGCGAACAAAATATTCAGGGAGAAGATCAGCAAAAATTAGATGTGTATGCAAACGAAGTATTTATTCAGACGTTAATTAACCGTGAGATTGTCTGTGGAATTGCTTCAGAAGAAAACGACGATTTTATTACTGTTCAGGGGAGCGACAACAGTCATAATAATAAGTACGTGATCTTAATGGATCCGCTTGACGGATCTTCAAATATTGATGTAAATGTTTCTGTGGGAACTATATTTTCAGTTTTTAGAAGAATAACACCAATAGGAACTCCTGTAACAAGCGAGGATTTTTTACAGCCGGGAGTAAATCAAGTTGCAGCAGGATATGTAATTTACGGAACTTCGACAATGTTGGTTTATACAACAGGTCATGGTGTAAATGGATTTACATTAAATCCGGCTATTGGAACATTTTATTTATCACATCCAAACATGAGATTTCCGGAAAACGGAAATATTTATTCGGTTAACGAAGGGAATTATGTTCATTTTCCTCAAGGAGTAAAAAATTATATAAAGTATTGTCAACGTGAAGAAGAGGACAGACCTTATACATCAAGATATATTGGAAGTTTGGTAGCAGATTTTCATCGAAATATGATTAAAGGCGGAATTTATTTATATCCAACAAGTTCAAAAGCACCAAAAGGGAAATTACGTTTATTATATGAGTGTAATCCGATGGCTTTTATTGCAGAACAAGCTGGAGGAAAAGCAACAGATGGTTTTGGAAGAATTATGGAAATCCAGCCGACCGAGTTGCATCAAAGGGTTCCTTTTTTCTGCGGAAGTTATAATATGGTAGAAAAAGCCGAAGAATTTATGACAGAAGCACTTTAG